In Listeria monocytogenes, the following proteins share a genomic window:
- a CDS encoding LapB repeat-containing protein, with product MKSKTKQIIIIGVVLFQSLFAYPLITMAEENESKSVNTETTLEPKVALEEKTPQKPSLTNNLKQEKTVLQAGETYETVFPDAALATVIAKAATGSEDITQEVSQTDLNKITSLTGTSKGIVDLTGIDLLSKLTSLSISGNQITDISALNGLVNLSNLNVSNNKITSFNLNANSNLPMLSTVNIRSNNLKNINVQDQPKLRTIECDTGSSSELTEVTLKNLPILIAVGTGSSAYQNDIVFSSTPGLSKVILENLPSTSSEVKLDHCAIEELVINNLPKVSVVIISYNKITTLEGLENLSAVNTLYVSENLVTEIESMHAFPKLQKLELGWNALTNVVMDQVTAEKFPLLRTMNVSGNNLIKVNIQDQPKLWTFECDTGSSSELTEVTLKNLPTLIAAGNGSSAYQDDIVFSSTPGLSKVILENLPSTSSEVKLDHCAIEELVINNLPKVSVVIISYNKITTLEGLENLSAVNTLYVSENLVTEIESMHAFPKLQKLELGWNALTNVVMDQVTAEKFPLLRTMNVSGNNLIKVNIQDQPKLWTFECDTGSSSELTEVTLKNLPTLIAAGNGSSAYQDDIVFSSTPGLSKVILENLPSTSSEVKLDHCAIEELVINNLPKVSVVIISYNKITTLEGLENLSAVNTLYVSENLVTEIESMHAFPKLQKLELGWNALTNVVMDQVTAEKFPLLRTMNVSGNNLIKVNIQDQPKLWTFECDTGSSSELTEVTLKNLPTLIAAGNGSSAYQDDIVFSSTPGLSKVILENLPSTSSEVKLDHCAIEELVINNLPKVSVVIISYNKITTLEGLENLSAVNTLYVSENLVTEIESMHAFPKLQKLELGWNALTNVVMDQVTAEKFPLLRTMNVRGNNLIKINIQDQPKLWTFECDTGNSSELTEVTLKNLPTLIAASSGSNDIAFSRTPGLSKVILENLPSTNSEVNLDHCAIEELVINNLPKVSMVDISYNKITTLEGLENLSAVNTLYVSENLVTEIESMHAFPKLQKLTVDNNHISVLPTSLKTENPVLTTLSAKNQTITLKQKVIVSDLVLDNEVKNFGQITNAKSISNKGTYQNDQIKWLFEDIKSVNAVDYQFSESVQEATIQGTFSGKVTQPIKASKVPVITADAEMNYPKNEAVSEAAFFKDISASVTDDATLTSDFESVVDLAKAGTYEVTLNAMNEDGVEAASVTVLVHIAKSPAPVITTDKEITYTKNAEVSITEFLAAIHAKTNDGSPIESDFATAVNWSTAGDYTVTLKSTNEDGVEAIPVEVTVHIAKSPAPVITADKEITYAKNAEVSITEFLAAIHAKTSDGSSIEADLDTAVTWGTVGDYTVTLRSTNEDGVEAIPVEVTVHIAKSPAPVITADKKITYTKNAEVSITEFLAAIHAKTSDGSPIESDFATAVTWSAAGDYTVTLRSTNEDGVEAIPVEVKVHIVEPLAPTISNVTFDVDDVQTTESLEAGELISEPLSPTKEGYTFIGWYDEKTGGNKWDFTTDKMPAYNIILYAQFSKDTNKAEAAGGDKPSTPSSIKVSPTGQSESGNLENRFNVKLPATGDDNATVLLVGLGLLMLGLFIRLTQKKRAK from the coding sequence ATGAAAAGCAAAACAAAACAGATTATTATTATTGGAGTGGTTCTTTTTCAATCACTCTTCGCATACCCGTTAATCACCATGGCGGAAGAAAATGAATCGAAATCAGTAAATACAGAAACCACGTTAGAGCCTAAAGTAGCTCTCGAAGAAAAAACGCCTCAGAAACCTAGCCTTACCAATAATCTGAAGCAAGAAAAAACTGTCCTTCAAGCAGGCGAAACATATGAAACTGTTTTTCCTGATGCAGCTTTAGCTACTGTAATTGCAAAAGCAGCAACTGGTTCAGAGGATATCACACAAGAAGTATCGCAAACAGACTTGAATAAAATCACTTCGCTAACTGGTACATCTAAAGGGATAGTTGATTTAACAGGAATAGATTTACTTTCAAAATTAACCTCTTTAAGTATAAGCGGGAACCAAATCACTGATATTTCTGCACTCAATGGTCTCGTGAATTTGTCCAATCTAAATGTATCTAATAATAAAATAACAAGTTTCAACCTAAACGCGAATAGCAATTTACCTATGTTGAGCACTGTTAATATTCGTAGTAATAACTTAAAAAATATAAATGTTCAAGACCAACCTAAATTACGCACTATTGAGTGTGACACTGGTAGTAGTTCAGAGTTGACAGAAGTTACGCTAAAAAATCTTCCAATTTTGATTGCTGTAGGTACTGGCTCTAGTGCTTATCAAAATGATATTGTTTTTTCGAGTACACCAGGATTAAGTAAGGTGATTCTAGAAAATTTACCATCAACCAGCTCTGAGGTAAAGTTAGATCATTGCGCGATAGAAGAGTTAGTAATTAATAACCTGCCAAAAGTATCAGTGGTAATTATAAGTTACAACAAAATTACTACACTAGAAGGACTTGAAAATTTATCCGCAGTAAACACTTTATACGTATCTGAGAATTTAGTGACTGAAATAGAAAGCATGCATGCTTTCCCTAAATTACAGAAGTTAGAGCTAGGATGGAATGCACTTACTAATGTGGTAATGGATCAAGTAACAGCGGAAAAATTCCCGTTATTAAGAACAATGAATGTTAGTGGTAATAATTTAATTAAGGTAAATATTCAAGACCAGCCCAAATTATGGACCTTTGAGTGCGACACAGGTAGTAGTTCAGAGTTGACAGAGGTTACGTTAAAAAATCTTCCAACTTTAATAGCTGCAGGTAATGGCTCTAGCGCTTATCAAGATGATATTGTTTTTTCGAGTACACCAGGATTAAGTAAGGTGATTTTAGAAAATTTACCATCAACCAGCTCTGAGGTAAAGTTAGATCATTGCGCGATAGAAGAGTTAGTAATTAATAACCTGCCAAAAGTATCAGTGGTAATTATAAGTTACAACAAAATTACTACACTAGAAGGACTTGAAAATTTATCCGCAGTAAACACTTTATACGTATCTGAGAATTTAGTGACTGAAATAGAAAGCATGCATGCTTTCCCTAAATTACAGAAGTTAGAGCTAGGATGGAATGCACTTACTAATGTGGTAATGGATCAAGTAACAGCGGAAAAATTCCCGTTATTAAGAACAATGAATGTTAGTGGTAATAATTTAATTAAGGTAAATATTCAAGACCAGCCCAAATTATGGACCTTTGAGTGCGACACAGGTAGTAGTTCAGAGTTGACAGAGGTTACGTTAAAAAATCTTCCAACTTTAATAGCTGCAGGTAATGGCTCTAGCGCTTATCAAGATGATATTGTTTTTTCGAGTACACCAGGATTAAGTAAGGTGATTTTAGAAAATTTACCATCAACCAGCTCTGAGGTAAAGTTAGATCATTGCGCGATAGAAGAGTTAGTAATTAATAACCTGCCAAAAGTATCAGTGGTAATTATAAGTTACAACAAAATTACTACACTAGAAGGACTTGAAAATTTATCCGCAGTAAACACTTTATACGTATCTGAGAATTTAGTGACTGAAATAGAAAGCATGCATGCTTTCCCTAAATTACAGAAGTTAGAGCTAGGATGGAATGCACTTACTAATGTGGTAATGGATCAAGTAACAGCGGAAAAATTCCCGTTATTAAGAACAATGAATGTTAGTGGTAATAATTTAATTAAGGTAAATATTCAAGACCAGCCCAAATTATGGACCTTTGAGTGCGACACAGGTAGTAGTTCAGAGTTGACAGAGGTTACGTTAAAAAATCTTCCAACTTTAATAGCTGCAGGTAATGGCTCTAGCGCTTATCAAGATGATATTGTTTTTTCGAGTACACCAGGATTAAGTAAGGTGATTTTAGAAAATTTACCATCAACCAGCTCTGAGGTAAAGTTAGATCATTGCGCGATAGAAGAGTTAGTAATTAATAACCTGCCAAAAGTATCAGTGGTAATTATAAGTTACAACAAAATTACTACACTAGAAGGACTTGAAAATTTATCCGCAGTAAACACTTTATACGTATCTGAGAATTTAGTGACTGAAATAGAAAGCATGCATGCTTTCCCTAAATTACAGAAGTTAGAGCTAGGATGGAATGCACTTACTAATGTGGTAATGGATCAAGTAACAGCGGAAAAATTCCCGTTATTAAGAACAATGAATGTTCGTGGTAATAATTTAATTAAGATAAATATTCAAGACCAGCCCAAATTATGGACCTTTGAGTGTGACACGGGTAATAGTTCAGAGTTGACAGAAGTTACGCTAAAAAATCTTCCAACTTTAATAGCTGCAAGCAGTGGTAGTAATGATATTGCTTTTTCACGTACACCAGGATTAAGTAAGGTAATTTTAGAAAATTTACCATCAACCAACTCTGAGGTAAATTTAGATCATTGCGCGATAGAAGAGTTAGTAATTAATAACCTGCCAAAAGTATCAATGGTAGATATAAGTTACAACAAAATTACTACACTAGAAGGACTTGAAAATTTATCTGCAGTAAACACTTTATACGTATCTGAGAATTTAGTGACTGAAATAGAAAGTATGCATGCTTTCCCTAAATTACAGAAACTCACCGTAGACAATAACCATATCAGTGTATTGCCAACAAGTTTGAAAACGGAAAATCCCGTATTAACAACACTAAGTGCGAAGAATCAAACAATCACCCTAAAGCAAAAAGTGATCGTGTCAGACCTAGTTCTTGATAATGAAGTGAAGAATTTCGGTCAAATAACCAATGCCAAATCCATCTCTAATAAGGGAACCTATCAAAATGACCAAATCAAGTGGCTTTTTGAAGATATAAAAAGCGTGAATGCCGTTGATTATCAATTTAGTGAATCGGTTCAAGAGGCAACTATTCAAGGAACTTTTTCGGGGAAAGTTACACAACCAATCAAAGCATCTAAAGTACCAGTTATTACCGCAGATGCAGAGATGAATTACCCGAAAAACGAAGCGGTATCAGAAGCTGCCTTTTTCAAAGATATTTCTGCAAGCGTAACGGATGATGCAACACTAACTTCTGATTTTGAAAGTGTTGTGGACCTTGCAAAAGCGGGAACGTATGAAGTGACATTGAATGCAATGAATGAGGATGGAGTAGAAGCCGCTTCGGTGACTGTATTAGTGCATATCGCTAAGTCGCCGGCGCCAGTAATTACCACAGATAAAGAAATCACATACACTAAAAACGCGGAAGTCAGCATCACGGAATTTCTAGCTGCGATTCATGCTAAAACGAATGATGGTTCACCAATTGAAAGTGATTTCGCTACGGCTGTAAATTGGAGCACTGCAGGAGATTATACTGTAACGCTAAAGTCTACAAATGAAGACGGAGTCGAAGCAATCCCTGTAGAAGTAACTGTGCACATCGCTAAGTCACCAGCACCAGTAATTACCGCAGATAAAGAAATCACCTACGCTAAAAACGCGGAAGTCAGCATAACGGAATTTCTAGCTGCGATTCATGCTAAAACGAGTGATGGTTCATCAATTGAGGCTGATTTAGATACGGCTGTAACATGGGGCACTGTAGGAGATTATACCGTAACGCTAAGGTCTACAAATGAAGACGGAGTTGAAGCAATTCCTGTAGAAGTAACTGTGCACATCGCTAAGTCGCCAGCACCAGTAATTACTGCAGACAAAAAAATCACGTACACTAAAAATGCGGAAGTCAGCATCACGGAATTTCTTGCAGCGATTCATGCTAAAACGAGTGATGGTTCACCAATTGAAAGTGATTTCGCTACGGCTGTAACATGGAGCGCTGCAGGAGATTATACCGTAACGCTAAGGTCTACAAATGAAGATGGCGTAGAAGCAATCCCTGTAGAAGTAAAGGTGCATATCGTAGAGCCACTAGCACCAACGATTTCGAATGTGACATTTGATGTGGATGATGTACAAACGACGGAATCTCTTGAAGCTGGAGAGCTAATTTCTGAACCATTAAGCCCAACAAAAGAAGGCTATACTTTTATTGGTTGGTATGACGAAAAAACTGGCGGTAATAAATGGGATTTTACAACAGATAAAATGCCAGCATATAATATTATTCTTTATGCCCAGTTTAGTAAAGATACAAATAAAGCAGAAGCGGCCGGTGGAGATAAGCCCTCAACACCTTCTTCTATAAAAGTAAGTCCAACAGGTCAGTCCGAGAGTGGAAACTTGGAAAATAGATTTAATGTTAAATTACCAGCTACAGGCGATGATAATGCAACTGTTTTATTAGTAGGCTTAGGATTACTAATGTTGGGGCTTTTCATTCGCCTTACTCAAAAAAAGCGTGCTAAATAA
- a CDS encoding DUF3130 domain-containing protein translates to MREIKVDERTFQQHATKLASESTRSYLPLKNGNMAYSRANSIDQLRSALIELVDVVEDFQHVTNQDASRLKKMGIAYAKQDQLMGQKINQLEVR, encoded by the coding sequence ATGAGAGAAATAAAAGTCGATGAAAGGACCTTCCAACAACACGCAACTAAATTGGCAAGTGAAAGTACCAGAAGTTATTTACCACTGAAAAACGGGAATATGGCATACTCCAGAGCCAATTCGATTGATCAATTGCGCTCGGCTTTGATTGAGTTGGTGGATGTCGTGGAAGATTTTCAACACGTGACCAATCAAGATGCGAGCCGGCTAAAGAAAATGGGTATTGCTTATGCTAAACAAGACCAATTGATGGGACAAAAAATCAATCAGTTGGAGGTGCGTTAA
- a CDS encoding LXG domain-containing protein — MSRIDIAELNDFLHGLRSSNAEAKAMIRQIKEAAMDYSQDDRLKGEAVTTSKRYFSSTYTSICQSIIEALDESEERLAQYIREFGSQVDSSPSARIDAEILQEAMTKVSQLQRKEEDLHRQLTAPNTKPDMQQVYAVKSRSVHTQLLKAIEQENILEKYLAFEQSHGQFFSALAELIQATGCAVQELLHHVTFNDKTGTYSVPKSAANSLLLMKRALDNARTENDKDPFPKAFEDYTVLAYTYVNDQGETVTMWLLEKDGKRVENKELQDFLEKHGQELDPLLYTNLSGEELERKVNDSWKEGINYLNGQKVSGFSGATLRSSAYVASMKDWTDDAGLTDMALSLGFGIAAARNKAIMTKKVNEPEAGEIAKRTSEIEKRIRENIEASKKTRKASGMKEYLKREKEVLERIKKANSKKTVTSSLGNEIDVTPRDNHTIVDKNPGPFGNPDSSVDILDSKGNLTTRRYYDRDGRAIRDVDMTDHGNAKKHPEYPHEHFWTYDSKGNPSRN, encoded by the coding sequence GTGAGCCGGATAGATATTGCCGAATTGAATGACTTTCTCCACGGTTTGCGAAGTAGTAATGCGGAAGCCAAAGCGATGATTAGACAGATTAAAGAAGCAGCGATGGATTATTCCCAAGACGATCGTTTAAAAGGGGAAGCAGTTACTACCTCCAAACGATATTTTTCTAGCACCTATACAAGTATTTGCCAGAGCATCATCGAAGCACTGGATGAAAGTGAGGAGCGGCTCGCGCAATATATTCGCGAGTTCGGGAGCCAAGTGGATAGCTCACCTTCCGCTAGAATTGATGCAGAAATCTTACAAGAAGCGATGACCAAGGTTAGCCAATTACAGCGAAAAGAAGAAGACTTGCATCGACAATTGACGGCGCCCAATACGAAGCCGGATATGCAACAAGTCTATGCAGTGAAATCAAGAAGCGTTCATACCCAATTGCTGAAAGCCATCGAACAAGAGAATATCCTAGAAAAATATTTGGCTTTTGAACAAAGTCATGGCCAGTTTTTTAGTGCATTAGCCGAACTCATTCAAGCGACTGGATGCGCGGTGCAAGAGTTGCTACATCATGTGACTTTTAACGATAAAACAGGGACTTATTCCGTGCCGAAAAGTGCGGCAAACAGCTTGTTGCTTATGAAAAGAGCACTGGATAACGCACGAACAGAAAATGACAAAGACCCCTTCCCGAAAGCTTTTGAAGATTACACCGTGTTAGCTTATACTTATGTCAATGATCAAGGTGAAACCGTGACGATGTGGTTACTTGAAAAAGATGGAAAACGGGTAGAAAACAAGGAATTACAAGATTTCTTAGAAAAACATGGTCAGGAATTAGACCCGCTTCTTTATACAAACCTTTCTGGAGAAGAACTCGAACGAAAAGTGAATGATTCTTGGAAAGAGGGTATCAACTATTTAAATGGTCAAAAAGTATCTGGATTTTCTGGAGCCACACTAAGATCATCCGCTTATGTGGCTAGTATGAAAGATTGGACAGACGATGCTGGGTTGACGGATATGGCATTAAGTTTAGGGTTTGGGATTGCAGCAGCTAGAAATAAAGCGATAATGACAAAGAAAGTAAATGAACCTGAAGCAGGGGAAATAGCTAAGCGTACAAGCGAAATAGAAAAAAGAATACGAGAGAATATAGAAGCCAGTAAAAAAACTAGAAAAGCTTCGGGAATGAAAGAGTATTTAAAACGAGAAAAGGAAGTTTTAGAAAGAATTAAAAAAGCTAATAGCAAGAAAACCGTCACATCTAGTTTAGGAAATGAGATAGATGTAACACCACGAGATAACCATACAATAGTTGATAAAAATCCTGGTCCGTTTGGAAATCCGGATAGTAGTGTTGATATTTTAGATTCAAAGGGAAATTTAACAACACGACGTTACTATGACAGGGATGGTAGAGCAATTAGAGATGTTGATATGACAGATCATGGTAATGCTAAAAAGCACCCTGAATATCCGCACGAACATTTTTGGACATACGATTCAAAGGGTAATCCATCAAGAAATTAG
- a CDS encoding inorganic diphosphatase, with protein sequence MTSKQSIQKTQLSKTKKHTLKVTIDRPIGYTDKFGNVYPLNYGFVEGVIGGDGEEQDVYVLSRKISEPIDTFQGDLIAVITRNDDVEDKWVVAAPNENFTIEEIREKVHFIEQYFDSEIKLI encoded by the coding sequence ATGACTTCAAAACAATCAATCCAAAAAACTCAACTTTCTAAAACAAAAAAACATACCCTAAAAGTAACCATAGATCGCCCTATAGGTTATACCGACAAATTCGGCAATGTCTATCCGCTGAATTATGGGTTTGTGGAAGGCGTCATTGGTGGTGACGGGGAAGAACAGGATGTGTATGTTTTATCGAGAAAGATTTCTGAGCCAATTGATACGTTTCAAGGAGATTTAATTGCGGTGATTACCCGAAATGATGATGTGGAAGATAAATGGGTAGTCGCAGCCCCGAATGAGAATTTCACCATAGAGGAAATTAGAGAGAAAGTACATTTTATTGAGCAATATTTTGATTCGGAAATTAAATTGATTTAG
- a CDS encoding DUF6440 family protein, whose amino-acid sequence MEERFEKIYTQGKLNIMEIWVDKETGVQYVYHLSGYAGGMSPLLDVDGKPLLADLSKLNGAE is encoded by the coding sequence ATGGAAGAAAGATTTGAAAAAATTTATACACAAGGGAAACTCAACATTATGGAAATTTGGGTTGATAAAGAAACCGGTGTGCAATATGTTTACCATTTGTCTGGTTATGCGGGTGGGATGTCGCCGCTTTTGGACGTAGATGGGAAACCGTTACTTGCAGATTTATCTAAACTTAATGGCGCTGAGTAA
- the tkt gene encoding transketolase, whose protein sequence is MSRIDEQMVNSIRVLSMDMIEKANSGHPGLPMGAAPMAFSLWKNHLKFNPEHPTWFNRDRFVLSAGHGSAMLYSLLHLFGYDLPMSELKNFRQTGSKTPGHPEFGHTVGVDATTGPLGQGFAMGVGMAMAEAHLGAKFNQPEFPVVDHNTYVLCGDGCLMEGISYEAASLAGHLKLGKLVVLYDSNDISLDGDLNESFSEDIELRFRAAGWQTLRVDDGNDLDALDAAIHLAKTEKSRPTLIEVKTVIGYGSPGKAGKSAAHGSPLGEKELKLAKEAYDWQMPPFELPKTVENQKEFYHSKGRASESSWLRTFNAYKQKYPALAESLQQLMDDNLDTDWDAELPVFDENADKPVATREVSGIVLQELEKKLPNLFGGAADLASSNKTHLKASERFAPSNYAAKNISFGVREFAMGAAVNGMTLHGGVQAFGATFFVFSDYLRSAIRSAALMGIPSTFIMTHDSIAVGEDGPTHEPIEHLASFRAMPGLHVIRPADGNETVEAYRYAFTQKEQPTMLVLSRQNLPILPNSAAKAKTGLAKGAYILADSPLDKLDIILLASGSEVHLMTAVRDNLAKKGFGARVVSMPSFDLFDKQSPEYKESILPKAVKKRFAAEMGASYGWHKYLGDTGEILAIDSFGMSGPGDELAERFGFTVENLTELALKQL, encoded by the coding sequence ATGAGCAGAATTGATGAACAAATGGTTAACTCGATTCGCGTATTATCAATGGATATGATTGAAAAAGCGAACTCCGGACATCCCGGTTTGCCGATGGGAGCCGCACCAATGGCTTTCTCGCTTTGGAAAAATCATTTAAAATTCAACCCAGAACACCCAACTTGGTTTAACCGCGATCGCTTCGTCTTGTCAGCGGGTCACGGTTCGGCAATGCTTTATAGTTTGCTACATCTATTTGGTTATGATTTACCAATGAGCGAGCTGAAAAACTTCCGCCAAACTGGCAGTAAAACGCCCGGTCATCCTGAATTTGGTCATACGGTTGGTGTCGATGCAACTACCGGTCCACTTGGTCAAGGTTTCGCAATGGGAGTTGGGATGGCAATGGCCGAGGCTCACCTTGGCGCCAAATTTAACCAACCAGAATTCCCGGTTGTTGATCATAATACCTATGTGCTATGCGGTGACGGCTGTTTGATGGAAGGCATTTCCTACGAAGCCGCGTCCCTTGCCGGCCATTTAAAACTGGGAAAATTAGTTGTTTTATATGATTCAAACGATATTTCACTGGATGGCGATTTAAACGAGTCTTTTTCAGAAGACATCGAGCTTAGATTCCGAGCTGCTGGTTGGCAAACGCTACGTGTGGACGACGGAAACGACTTAGATGCGCTTGATGCAGCAATCCATCTTGCAAAAACCGAGAAATCCCGCCCAACTTTAATCGAAGTGAAAACGGTCATCGGTTACGGTAGCCCTGGAAAAGCCGGAAAATCAGCGGCACACGGCTCCCCACTTGGCGAAAAAGAACTCAAACTAGCAAAAGAAGCTTACGATTGGCAAATGCCACCTTTTGAATTACCAAAAACTGTCGAAAATCAAAAAGAATTTTATCATTCTAAAGGTCGCGCGAGTGAAAGCAGCTGGCTCCGGACATTCAATGCTTACAAACAAAAATATCCAGCCTTGGCAGAAAGTTTGCAACAATTAATGGATGATAATTTGGATACGGATTGGGATGCAGAACTTCCTGTCTTCGATGAAAATGCGGACAAACCTGTTGCAACTCGTGAAGTATCAGGAATTGTTCTACAAGAATTGGAGAAAAAACTGCCTAACTTATTTGGTGGTGCGGCTGATTTAGCTTCCTCCAATAAAACCCATTTAAAAGCTAGCGAACGATTTGCTCCAAGTAACTATGCGGCCAAAAACATCTCATTCGGCGTCCGTGAGTTCGCAATGGGAGCAGCAGTCAACGGAATGACGCTTCACGGCGGAGTTCAAGCTTTCGGCGCGACCTTCTTCGTATTCTCAGATTATCTACGTTCCGCGATTCGTTCAGCAGCCTTAATGGGCATTCCATCCACCTTCATTATGACCCATGATTCTATCGCGGTCGGTGAAGACGGTCCAACGCACGAACCAATCGAGCATCTCGCTTCCTTCCGCGCCATGCCAGGACTTCACGTCATCCGACCAGCTGACGGCAACGAAACCGTAGAAGCATACCGCTATGCCTTTACTCAAAAAGAACAACCAACCATGCTCGTTCTTAGCCGCCAAAACCTGCCAATTTTACCAAACAGCGCAGCAAAAGCGAAAACCGGACTTGCAAAAGGCGCTTACATCTTAGCCGATTCCCCGCTTGATAAACTAGATATTATCTTACTCGCTTCTGGATCCGAAGTACACCTAATGACAGCTGTCAGAGATAATCTCGCTAAAAAAGGCTTCGGCGCACGCGTAGTCAGCATGCCAAGCTTTGATTTATTCGACAAACAAAGCCCCGAATATAAAGAGTCCATTTTACCAAAAGCAGTGAAAAAACGCTTCGCCGCAGAAATGGGCGCATCATACGGCTGGCACAAATACCTCGGCGACACAGGCGAAATCCTCGCGATTGATTCATTTGGTATGTCAGGCCCGGGAGACGAGCTAGCAGAGCGATTTGGATTTACTGTGGAGAATTTGACGGAGCTTGCATTGAAGCAGTTGTAG
- the fsa gene encoding fructose-6-phosphate aldolase, with protein MKFFLDTASVSEIKRISELGLVDGVTTNPTIIAKEGRPFEEVIKEICSIVDGPVSAEVIGLEADKMVEEARILAKWAPNVVVKIPMTEEGLKAVHTLTAEGIKTNVTLIFTVSQGLMAAKAGATYISPFLGRLDDIGTDGMILIKNLKKVLDNYGLKAEIISASIRHIGHLEEAAEAGAHIATIPGSLFPKLWSHPLTDKGIEGFLKDWEAFSQKEGN; from the coding sequence ATGAAATTTTTCTTGGACACAGCAAGCGTATCGGAAATAAAACGAATTAGCGAACTTGGTTTAGTGGACGGTGTAACAACCAACCCAACCATCATCGCAAAAGAAGGTCGACCATTTGAAGAAGTAATCAAAGAAATTTGTTCTATCGTAGACGGCCCAGTTAGCGCAGAAGTTATCGGCCTCGAAGCAGACAAAATGGTAGAAGAAGCTCGAATTCTAGCAAAATGGGCGCCAAATGTAGTAGTAAAAATTCCTATGACGGAAGAAGGTTTAAAAGCAGTCCATACCCTCACAGCTGAAGGCATTAAAACAAATGTTACGCTTATTTTCACTGTTTCCCAAGGATTAATGGCTGCAAAAGCTGGCGCGACTTATATTAGCCCGTTCTTAGGAAGACTAGATGATATTGGTACAGACGGAATGATTTTAATTAAAAACTTGAAAAAAGTGCTTGATAATTATGGTCTAAAAGCAGAAATCATTTCAGCAAGTATCCGCCATATCGGGCATTTAGAAGAAGCCGCTGAAGCCGGAGCACATATCGCGACTATCCCAGGAAGCCTTTTCCCGAAACTTTGGTCTCATCCTTTGACTGATAAAGGTATTGAAGGATTTTTAAAAGATTGGGAAGCGTTCAGTCAGAAAGAAGGCAATTAA
- a CDS encoding SDR family oxidoreductase: MTFKGFDKDFNITDKVAVVTGAASGIGKAMAELFSEKGAYVVLLDIKEDVKDVAAKINPSRTLALQVDITKKENIEKVVAEIKKVYPKIDILANSAGVALLEKAEDLPEEYWDKTMELNLKGSFLMAQIIGREMIATGGGKIVNMASQASVIALDKHVAYCASKAAIVSMTQVLAMEWAPYNINVNAISPTVILTELGKKAWAGQVGEDMKKLIPAGRFGYPEEVAACALFLVSDAASLITGENLIIDGGYTIK; encoded by the coding sequence ATGACTTTTAAAGGTTTTGATAAAGATTTTAACATTACAGACAAAGTAGCCGTGGTAACTGGGGCAGCAAGCGGGATTGGTAAAGCAATGGCAGAACTTTTTTCCGAAAAAGGAGCTTATGTTGTCTTGCTTGATATTAAAGAAGATGTAAAAGATGTCGCAGCAAAAATCAACCCATCAAGAACGCTCGCACTCCAAGTCGATATTACTAAGAAAGAAAACATCGAAAAAGTCGTTGCCGAAATCAAAAAAGTCTATCCAAAAATCGATATTTTGGCCAATTCAGCTGGTGTCGCACTTCTCGAAAAAGCAGAAGATTTACCAGAAGAATACTGGGATAAAACAATGGAACTGAACTTAAAAGGTTCGTTCCTAATGGCGCAAATTATCGGTCGCGAAATGATTGCAACTGGCGGCGGAAAAATCGTTAATATGGCCTCTCAAGCTTCTGTCATCGCACTTGATAAACACGTTGCTTACTGCGCTAGTAAAGCAGCGATTGTTTCTATGACGCAAGTGCTAGCAATGGAATGGGCGCCTTACAACATTAATGTCAATGCGATTTCCCCAACCGTTATCTTGACGGAACTAGGCAAAAAAGCTTGGGCAGGTCAAGTCGGCGAAGACATGAAAAAATTAATTCCAGCTGGTAGATTTGGTTATCCAGAAGAAGTTGCCGCATGCGCCCTCTTTTTAGTAAGTGACGCAGCGAGCCTAATAACTGGGGAAAACCTTATTATCGACGGCGGTTATACGATTAAATAA